The following coding sequences lie in one Myxococcus xanthus genomic window:
- a CDS encoding phosphatase PAP2 family protein yields the protein MSPRPALFGWPRKEELVLTAVMAMGFALFFVAVYGGASWLTGFYTGGLRVELPFERHIPFMPSWALVYVSMDVLLLLSLFVFRTWRDMVPFALALCVETALAGVSFLLFPVEVAWPPRAVEGTWAGVFQLADTLNLERNYLPSLHVAFACTAALAYAERAGALGRALFGLWALAIAASTLLIHEHHVVDVVAGALLAWGTWRWVAPWTRRAAFLEALRVEALCARESYRFARRHLRYGLIALVLYRYAVSRWWREARVARVGFCFLQLVDDVLDGDRAVDGEPLDWVDALLLELESGRGEDRGTAATLGRVLLERLGDDTARAQVFALVRTMRKDRERVKAGQWWSAEALRAQQRDTFCLSVDLMLHVAGAGVRAEDAPALMDAFGWCSVMRDLREDLVQGLYNVPEVVAAAVRSEGADPTHIDALLGTEPGREWMTAEYVRARALLDDSAGQLAALEGRPGLALLRLFHRSIESFWRKRLPRRHPFLAEVPARRLQGA from the coding sequence ATGAGCCCGCGTCCCGCGTTGTTCGGCTGGCCACGCAAGGAAGAGCTGGTCCTCACGGCCGTCATGGCCATGGGCTTCGCCCTGTTCTTCGTCGCCGTCTACGGCGGCGCGAGTTGGCTCACGGGCTTCTACACCGGGGGCCTCCGGGTAGAGCTGCCCTTCGAGCGTCACATCCCGTTCATGCCGTCCTGGGCGCTGGTCTACGTCAGCATGGACGTGTTGCTCCTGCTGTCCCTGTTCGTCTTCCGGACGTGGCGGGACATGGTGCCCTTCGCGCTGGCGTTATGTGTGGAGACAGCGCTCGCGGGTGTGAGCTTCCTGCTCTTCCCGGTGGAGGTAGCCTGGCCGCCGCGCGCCGTGGAGGGGACCTGGGCGGGCGTCTTCCAGTTGGCGGACACGCTGAACCTGGAGCGGAACTACCTGCCGTCCCTCCACGTGGCCTTCGCGTGCACGGCGGCCCTGGCCTACGCGGAGCGGGCGGGGGCGCTGGGGCGTGCCCTGTTCGGCCTGTGGGCGCTGGCCATCGCGGCGTCGACGTTGCTCATCCACGAACACCACGTGGTGGATGTGGTCGCGGGGGCATTGTTGGCCTGGGGCACGTGGCGGTGGGTGGCTCCCTGGACGCGCCGCGCGGCGTTCCTGGAGGCCCTGCGAGTCGAAGCCTTGTGCGCCCGGGAGTCCTACCGCTTCGCGCGGCGTCACCTGCGTTACGGGCTGATTGCCCTGGTGCTCTACCGCTACGCGGTGAGCCGGTGGTGGCGCGAGGCACGGGTGGCTCGGGTGGGCTTCTGCTTCCTCCAACTGGTGGACGACGTGCTGGACGGGGACCGCGCCGTGGACGGAGAGCCGCTCGATTGGGTGGACGCGCTCCTCTTGGAGCTGGAGTCGGGGCGAGGGGAGGACCGGGGGACGGCGGCCACGCTGGGGCGCGTGCTGCTCGAGCGGCTGGGAGACGACACGGCGCGCGCCCAGGTCTTCGCGCTGGTGCGGACGATGCGCAAGGACCGGGAGCGGGTGAAGGCCGGACAGTGGTGGAGCGCGGAGGCGCTTCGCGCGCAGCAACGCGACACGTTCTGCTTGTCGGTGGATTTGATGCTGCACGTCGCCGGGGCGGGCGTCCGGGCCGAGGACGCGCCCGCGCTGATGGATGCATTCGGTTGGTGCTCGGTGATGCGGGACCTGCGGGAGGACCTGGTCCAGGGGCTCTACAACGTTCCGGAAGTGGTCGCGGCGGCCGTCCGGAGTGAGGGGGCGGACCCTACGCACATCGATGCACTGTTGGGCACGGAGCCGGGCCGCGAGTGGATGACGGCGGAGTACGTCCGGGCCAGGGCGTTGTTGGATGATTCGGCCGGACAGCTGGCGGCATTGGAGGGCCGTCCGGGGCTGGCGTTGCTGCGCCTGTTCCACCGCTCCATCGAGTCCTTCTGGCGCAAGCGCCTTCCCCGGCGCCATCCCTTCCTGGCCGAAGTGCCGGCCCGTCGGCTTCAGGGCGCGTGA
- a CDS encoding fatty acid desaturase, which translates to MMTAGEGEGTPIPAALNAVLLVCAMAACAGCLWLASHAEQLSVQLLAAVVFSFVNNTVFSLLHEATHGVLHPVRRVNDTLGRVAAAFFPTSFTMQRAFHLNHHRHNRTHLEQFDYFRPGDNRFLKRAQWYSILTGLYWLFVPVGAVAFALVPGLLHRLRGTGTRYGEQTGADAYLGRLEAAPGGAIRAEVLLAACVQVGLVLALDVSAMGWGLCYAAFAVNWSALQYADHAWSPLHVRDGAWDLRVAAPVRWLFLNYHYHRAHHRHPHVPWLYLGRYVDPEVARPSFLRIWLSMWRGPRPLPAAMEER; encoded by the coding sequence ATGATGACCGCGGGTGAGGGCGAGGGAACCCCGATTCCGGCCGCGCTCAACGCCGTGCTCCTGGTCTGCGCGATGGCGGCCTGTGCCGGATGCTTGTGGCTTGCGTCACATGCGGAGCAGCTCTCCGTCCAACTCCTGGCGGCGGTCGTCTTCTCCTTCGTGAACAACACCGTGTTCTCGCTGCTGCATGAGGCCACGCACGGCGTGCTGCACCCCGTGCGGCGGGTGAACGACACGCTGGGCCGGGTGGCCGCGGCGTTCTTTCCCACGTCCTTCACGATGCAGCGCGCCTTCCACCTGAACCACCACCGCCACAACCGGACGCACCTGGAGCAGTTCGACTACTTCCGGCCCGGAGACAACCGCTTCCTGAAGCGGGCGCAGTGGTACTCCATCCTCACCGGGCTCTACTGGCTGTTCGTCCCGGTGGGGGCGGTGGCCTTCGCGCTCGTTCCCGGATTGCTGCACCGGCTGCGCGGCACGGGCACCCGGTACGGCGAGCAGACCGGCGCGGACGCGTACCTCGGACGCCTGGAAGCAGCGCCTGGAGGCGCCATCCGCGCGGAGGTGCTGCTGGCGGCCTGTGTGCAGGTGGGACTCGTGTTGGCGTTGGATGTGTCCGCGATGGGGTGGGGGCTCTGCTACGCGGCCTTCGCCGTCAACTGGAGCGCGCTCCAATACGCGGACCATGCGTGGTCACCGCTGCATGTCCGTGACGGCGCGTGGGACCTGCGCGTGGCCGCTCCGGTGCGGTGGCTGTTCCTCAACTACCACTATCACCGGGCCCATCACCGGCACCCGCACGTGCCCTGGCTCTACCTGGGGCGCTACGTGGACCCGGAGGTGGCGCGACCGTCCTTCCTGCGCATCTGGCTGTCCATGTGGCGAGGCCCTCGGCCACTGCCCGCCGCAATGGAGGAGCGATGA
- a CDS encoding Rieske 2Fe-2S domain-containing protein has protein sequence MVVKIASRPEPGRHPEPGRLRAWHLVCPSEALRPGQVMRWSTGTRELVLFRGRSGAVHALAAHCPHMGAHLGRGTVVGDSLRCPLHHWQFDGSGACRGKTAQRAFPVVERYGAILVFNGPVVLFPPPELGNGALRWGTSDRFAVRCDWLPVVANAFDLEHLRTVHHRELRDAPVVERPDPFTLRVRYTSRVTGSGLSDRVMKFLSGDRIGVTLTLHGGTLLSVETDLGRTRSALLAGLHQSEEGLFVRLAFAARRSRLPGVDWLALQVSRWLFTSFLRRDLSVLDGMRFNRAGAAADPVLRQVLDFTDNLPEAPDDDRG, from the coding sequence ATGGTGGTGAAGATTGCCTCGCGGCCGGAGCCTGGGCGTCACCCCGAGCCAGGCCGGCTGCGCGCGTGGCACCTCGTGTGCCCCTCCGAGGCGCTCCGGCCCGGGCAGGTGATGCGTTGGAGCACGGGAACACGGGAGCTGGTCCTCTTCCGGGGACGGAGCGGCGCGGTCCACGCCCTCGCCGCCCATTGTCCCCACATGGGCGCGCACCTGGGTCGTGGCACCGTGGTGGGTGATTCGCTGCGGTGTCCGCTCCACCACTGGCAGTTCGACGGCAGTGGCGCCTGCCGAGGGAAGACGGCACAGCGGGCCTTCCCCGTGGTGGAGCGGTACGGCGCCATCCTGGTCTTCAATGGCCCGGTGGTGCTCTTTCCTCCGCCGGAGTTGGGCAACGGGGCGTTGCGCTGGGGGACGTCGGATCGCTTCGCGGTGCGTTGTGACTGGCTGCCCGTGGTGGCCAATGCCTTCGACCTGGAGCACCTGCGCACGGTGCACCATCGCGAGCTGCGGGACGCGCCGGTGGTAGAGCGCCCGGACCCGTTCACCTTGCGCGTTCGGTACACGTCCCGCGTCACGGGCAGCGGGCTCAGTGACCGGGTGATGAAGTTCCTGTCCGGCGATCGCATCGGTGTCACGCTCACGCTGCATGGCGGCACGCTCCTGTCCGTGGAGACCGACCTGGGGCGCACGCGAAGCGCGTTGCTCGCGGGCCTTCATCAGAGTGAGGAGGGGTTGTTCGTGCGGCTGGCCTTCGCCGCGCGGCGCAGTCGGCTTCCGGGGGTGGACTGGCTGGCGCTCCAGGTGTCGCGGTGGCTGTTCACGTCGTTCCTGCGGCGCGACCTGTCCGTGCTCGACGGGATGCGCTTCAACCGGGCGGGAGCGGCGGCGGACCCGGTGCTGCGCCAGGTGCTCGACTTCACCGACAACTTGCCGGAGGCGCCCGATGATGACCGCGGGTGA
- a CDS encoding SgcJ/EcaC family oxidoreductase: MIRLPGCCVVALLFAFLPSAVLAQQPTADAATHDALRVLKQEMEDALNAQDIDRLLSHLHPDVSFTTMNNDVRVGKESIRAYYDEMMRGPNRVVDRIQAKFEVDDLTRLYGDTGIARGSSRDHYVLTDGTDIVIDGRWTCTLVREGDHWRIAAFHYSTNVFDNPLLTRVKHLALAGATVIGLGALVAGAVIGRSLRRRSPGPASHAP, translated from the coding sequence ATGATCCGCTTGCCTGGCTGTTGTGTGGTGGCGCTGCTGTTCGCGTTCCTGCCGTCCGCGGTGCTGGCCCAGCAGCCCACCGCCGACGCCGCCACCCATGACGCCCTGCGCGTCCTCAAGCAGGAGATGGAAGACGCCCTCAATGCCCAGGACATCGACCGGCTGCTGAGCCACCTGCACCCGGATGTCTCCTTCACCACGATGAACAACGACGTGCGCGTGGGGAAGGAATCCATCCGCGCGTACTACGACGAGATGATGCGCGGGCCGAATCGCGTCGTGGACCGCATCCAGGCGAAGTTCGAGGTGGACGACCTGACCCGCCTGTACGGTGACACCGGCATCGCGCGCGGTTCGTCGCGGGACCACTACGTCCTCACGGACGGCACGGACATCGTCATCGACGGCCGGTGGACCTGCACCCTGGTCCGGGAGGGCGACCACTGGCGGATTGCCGCGTTCCACTACTCCACCAACGTCTTCGACAATCCCCTCCTCACGCGGGTGAAGCACCTCGCGCTCGCGGGCGCGACGGTCATCGGACTTGGCGCGCTCGTGGCGGGCGCGGTCATCGGCCGGAGTCTGCGGCGCCGAAGCCCCGGGCCCGCCTCTCACGCGCCCTGA